agagacatttttgtatttaatttaaagaagTAACATATTGCTgtagcaattgactactttttacaaaaaaagtaagtagccaaccaaagtctacagaagaactgtggcaagttctccaacatgcttgggaCAACCTCCCTGCAGGatagcgttggctatctcaaagaagtgatgcagttttaacgccgaagggtggtcacaaaaaatattgatttgattcagtttttgactattctgccaaattactcaaatgtatagtaagtttatttaggacctttcatttaattatttttgaaagaatcttatcagtatagaatgttatacaggtgcctaagacttttgcacagtacaatgtttattttactgaaaaatatatacagtgggctccagaattattggcacattGGAATTATTTTCTCACTAATAACTTGGTGCATATGTCAGCTTCTGGTAGGTCGGGTGGGATGGAGAGAGtctgaaattacattaaattacattatctCTGGCATAATAGCCTCCTTTACTATTGAATGTGTAACAAGTGTTCAttgcattttaattgaaattcaaTCTCAACCTGAATTGAAGGTGTGAAATAACTGGTTAAACATGTTTACCTCAAAACAAATTTGGAATATAACTAAGTGGAATTATTTGCAAATGGTTCAATAAACAACCTGACACAAGTATTTCTGATGCATGAATTTATTGGTCTAGTActacatttttataattatttataaaatatgtacAGCAATCGATGACATGATCAGGACAGCAAAATAATTGTGAGCCCCAcaatgacacaaaaaaaaaaattaatcacaAACTTCAAGACCAAAACCAAAACGTTAGTGCAGCTCCATTGAGTGAAACCTGTGCACCTGCCAATCTCCCTTGGTGTCTCATGACTAAGAGGGCAGGTTCTATACAGAGCATTGAAAGGAACAATGGAGTGGAGAGGAGAATTGCCATGACgcactgccattttgtgtgaccTAATTTCACATTGCTTCATGTAGAATAAGAGGTAATAAGAGGTCTTGTGTATCTCTTATGCTGGTTTGTCTTGCCCATGTGTTTGTAGCCAGACCCTGATTTCGCAGTCTTGGAGTTTTAACTCTAACATATCCTGTGCTGCCCAGGCTCTGTTTGGTGCAGGTGAAGGTCTTGTCAGGTGAACCTGACAGAGGAGCTGATACAATCTTAAAGGGACAGCTTAGAAATGGGAAACTGTTTTAGCAGTGGATACAGCCAGAATCACCACATAGCAGCTTGGCTTGATGTCCTGCATTCGCTATAAGCAAGACAGCAAACACATGGTTTGTGAGCTGTAATGACATTGctttgtaaaaaatattgtcCCTTTATGCTAACAGAAAGTCAGAGCTTTGGAGAGCTGCAACAACAACACTGTTCATGTTAAGAGGGTTACATGATGTTTGGGAAATATCAGCACATATTTTCAAAGTCAAatcaatatatttacattttaaaaatgtatatatatccTTTGAATCATAGAAATATAAGCTTCTTTGAAACAGTTCATGAAATAGTGAAAAGGGTGAGAACTTCCTGATCTGAGTGAGGGTGGAGACAGATGGCAGTTCCTATGCTGGAGAAACAGAAGAGACCTCTGTCTTGCTTGAAGATACAGAGGAAGACTCATCATCACCCAATGGGTTCTTTCCACAGAAGAGTGTAGTCAGCATGCAGTTACGGAActgcaaagaaaaagaaagacattCAGAAATCAGCACTACATGTTCGTATGTTATCTTCCAGCGTATATCTTGTCCTGGAACATAATAACCTGATACAAGGACTGAATTGAACATATTTGATCCCCATTGCTGAATGTAATGCAGCCCTCTGGAGCATATCCAGAGTTGAATATCCATGCCTTGCGAGTGTCTTATATCTATATTCCCATGAAAGCTAAGCTCACCTGTTTGTTTAGGAGCACATAGATGATGGGGTTGAAAATGGCTGAGGTCTTGGCGAAGAAGGCTGGTACAGCCATGCTCTGGGCAGTGAATGACATTCCCTTGTTCATGAAGATGTAGCCAGCGTAGCTAGCATAGGGGCACCAGGCCAACAGGAAGCCAAAAACCATCAAGATGACCATGCGTGTCACTTCCTTCTCTGCTTTCTGGGTGGAGGCAGATTCCTGCTGTTGAGCTGCAGCCTGGGAAGAGAGAGGATAGGACAGACAAACAAGGTCAAAATTGTCGTACAAGAGTGAATCATCTAAGCACACAGGAAATTGTTCAGTTTGGTACAGCTACATTATAATGCCCATCTATACTGTTAGCCAGATAAAACAATATGTTTGCACCTtgttattttgtaaaatgaaaattttGTAACTAGCACATTAAATCTTTTCAGGGCGCTCTCTCTCAGGGCTCAGACTGGAAGCGACAGCAATGGCTTCACATCCCAAAACAGTTATTTGCTCCCACTTGCCCTGACAAATTTAGTGTGATTCTTACCGCCTTGACTGTGCAGACCAGGCTGCCATATGTGAAGAAAATGAGgaagacaggcacacagaagtGGCAGCTGAACATGTACATCACATAGGACTCATTGTTGTAGTCTGGGTTGAGGGTGTAGTAATCAGGCCCACAGGAGCATTGCAGGCCCTCGGGAATGTACCTGTGTTGGAAGGGAGGAAAGTACAGATCTGTAAGtgatataaaaatacaaatacagtgtGGGCTGCTGATTTATCATCAAATGTCTGACCTACCGGGACCAGCCAACAAGGGGTGGGGCAGCACATGACATAGCCATTATCCAGGTGAATACAATGCCAATCATAGCATGGGTGGAGGTGAATTTGAAGCTGCCCATGGGTTTGCAGACCACTATGTATCTCTCAACGGCCAGTACCACCAGGGACCAGAGGGCCACCTGACCTGTGCAAGAAAAACAAGATGACAGTGGTTAACTGTACAGCAGGGACTGAAATTCTACCAGTTACAGTCTGGCTGGTTTCCCATACCGTTTATGAGTATGATTGATTGCTCAAAGTATTGCATTAACAGTGAAACGAGGTCATCAAGGCGGGATATAATCCTTATAAAGTCTCAAAAGTAAAGTATTgcacttaatttaatttaagcagGGATTTCTGACTTGAGTTGTAATTCCCCATTAATTGATTATGTTCTACACATCCAGCAAGGTGTAAACACGCAAGAATATAATTGAAGGATCAGTTAACAAAAACAACCTGGTCAGCACAGCAAGTTGTATTCTATAGCATCTTTTGGATGGTTAAATGTCTCACCTCCCACAGTTGACATGAAGCCTTCAATGGCACAGCCCATTGGCCCAAAGACGAAATAACCATTCATGGCAGTGTAGAAGGTAATTGTGAATCCAAAGATGACCATGATCAGACCAGCCACGGCCAAGTTGACAAGGATGAAGTTGAGAGGTTGCCGGAGCTTCTTGTGCTGTGCAGTTACCACCAGTGTCAGGCCATTGATGGGGAAGCCAAAGCAGATGAGGAAGAACATGTAGACAGCCAGCAGCTTGAACTGCCATGGGTCTCCTAGGTAGTACTGGGGGTATTCGAATGGGCTCCTCGCCAACCCCGTCCGGTTGGACATGGGGATATAGAAGTTTTTACCCTCAGTGCCGTTCATCTTCACTTATGTGGGTTCTTGAGAAAGGATGGGAGAAGATCgatggaggggaggagagaagtCAGGCCTCCTCTAGCTGTCAGCTGTGGGGTGCCAGTCctgtgctttctttcttttttttgtgagtgTGGTTTTATAGCTGTTTAAGTCCTGGGGATTTTACACTTAGGGACCTTTGCCTTCCAAGAATCGATTGGATTTGTGAGGTATTGACCTGTGAGGGCATGGACAGATCAGCTGCTCCTCGCCATCATTCTGACGTTTTGTTGTTTCAGTCTCTTCACAGGAGTCCaggttttacatgtgtgtgatgtgaagTAGCATTAATCCATGATCTGAATAAACTTTCTCTGAATATGCCTTCTTTGTTACTCACTCAAGTTCAGCATTTCATAGAAGAGGAAAATAAGAAATACACAtacttcataaaataaaaaaaatcattcatcTGGATTAATCTTAACTtaaaaattacttttggtcccttaaaaagtgggaggcacatatagaaactgttgtaattcctacaccgttcacctgatttggatgtacataccctcaaagctgaaagtctgcagttaaagcatatcttgtttgtttcatttcaaatccattgtggtggtgtatagagccaaaaagaggagaattgtgttgatgtcccaatatttatggacctgactgaaTAGATTATTAACTTCGTTGTTCATTATATacacttttttcttcatttttatgaagggtgccaataattctggagcccactgtaaataaaat
Above is a genomic segment from Conger conger chromosome 10, fConCon1.1, whole genome shotgun sequence containing:
- the LOC133138090 gene encoding green-sensitive opsin-3-like, giving the protein MNGTEGKNFYIPMSNRTGLARSPFEYPQYYLGDPWQFKLLAVYMFFLICFGFPINGLTLVVTAQHKKLRQPLNFILVNLAVAGLIMVIFGFTITFYTAMNGYFVFGPMGCAIEGFMSTVGGQVALWSLVVLAVERYIVVCKPMGSFKFTSTHAMIGIVFTWIMAMSCAAPPLVGWSRYIPEGLQCSCGPDYYTLNPDYNNESYVMYMFSCHFCVPVFLIFFTYGSLVCTVKAAAAQQQESASTQKAEKEVTRMVILMVFGFLLAWCPYASYAGYIFMNKGMSFTAQSMAVPAFFAKTSAIFNPIIYVLLNKQFRNCMLTTLFCGKNPLGDDESSSVSSSKTEVSSVSPA